In the Salvelinus fontinalis isolate EN_2023a chromosome 34, ASM2944872v1, whole genome shotgun sequence genome, one interval contains:
- the LOC129832916 gene encoding ATP synthase F(0) complex subunit C3, mitochondrial-like, with translation MYACAKFVTSPAVLRGGSRVLARPVSVSVFNRPEARSEQQTLLPVGESSLLTRGFQTSSISRDIDTAAKFIGAGAATVGVAGSGAGIGTVFGSLIIGYARNPSLKQQLFSYAILGFALSEAMGLFCLMVAFLILFAM, from the exons ATGTACGCCTGCGCTAAATTTGTCACCTCACCTGCTGTG CTGCGTGGGGGGTCCAGAGTCCTCGCCCGGCCGGTCTCGGTCTCAGTCTTCAACAGACCTGAAGCCAGAAGTGAGCAGCAG ACCCTGTTGCCTGTTGGTGAGTCCTCTCTTCTAACCCGGGGGTTCCAGACCAGCTCTATCTCCAGAGACATCGACACTGCTGCCAAGTTCATCGGCGCTGGAGCCGCCACAGTGGGAGTGGCTGGCTCAGGGGCTGGAATTGGAACTGTGTTCGGCAGCTTGATCATCGGCTATGCCAG GAACCCCTCCCTGAAGCAGCAGCTCTTCTCCTATGCCATCCTGGGCTTTGCCCTGTCTGAGGCTATGGGGCTCTTCTGTCTCATGGTGGCGTTCCTCATCCTGTTCGCTATGTAA